Genomic segment of Vicinamibacteria bacterium:
CTTGGCCGAACCCCCCCTCGCCGAGCAGGCGTTCGATGCGGTACCGCAGTTGCGTCTCCGGGCTGGTGATGACCTGCGGGGGTGCCACCAGATACCGCTCCTGTCCCAGAGGGCCGCGGGCGGGCCTCGTGCGGGTGGTGGCGGTTGGGTGGTTCAGTTGATCAGTGCGATCCGGCATCGCGGTTGGAGCGGAGGCCAGCAGGCCCAGCTCTCTCTTGTGTCAGGAGGTTTGACCCGCTCGGGCCGACCCGATCCCCGAGACCAGGAGCGGGGGCTGGGCCTCAAGCCAAGCCACCTCCACCACCTCAGTCAGTCCCGGCCAGCGCCAAGCCGCGGCCGCGAAGGGAGCTGGGCTCCCCGTGAGAGCGATCTCACTTTGCTTTTCGAACGCTCCCTCTCCCGCTAACTGCCCCCCCGGGGGGCCGCCGCTACGGGTGGGATCTTCGCTTCCGCGACCGCGGTGTTGAAGTCCCTCACTTCCTTGTCCATGACGACCCGGAGCTCGGCCTGTATCGCATCGAGCCTTTCCTTCAGCCCTCCGTAATACTGGAGCGAGGATGCTGTGGGCCGCGCGTCCGCACGGGCGACAACGGCGGCTAGGTAAGTCCACTCGTGGTCGAGCTTCGGCTCGTAGTTGAGATCGTCCTCATCCGACTTGATTTGCGGATTCGTGAGCTTTTCCTCCACCGCCGTGAGCTTCTCCGCCAGCGCGGTCGCCTGCTTCTTGAGCGCATCCCCCTTGCCGAGTCGTTCCGCCCGATCTCCCATGTCCTTGGCCTGCTGTCGGAGGTCGCGGATCTTCAGCACGGCGTCGTGGGTCTCGGAGAGGCGATCGCGAATCGACTTCAGGAAGTCGTACTGGGCCTTCAGATCTTCCGCGGTCGCGAACCCGGCCGGGTGCGGCCTCACCTCCACGGTCTCCGTAGAGACCTGCCCGGCGGCGGTCAGACGCACCTTGTATGTCCCGGGGGCGACTTTCGGCGGCGCCTTGGTCCCCTCGTTGAAGATGGCCTTCGGCACCAGGGTGGGCTTCAAGATACGCATGTCCCAGACGAGTCGGTTTACACCTGCCTTCGGCTCGAGCGGCTTGTCCTTGTCCTTCCACTCCTCATCGCGTTTGGCCTGTTCCGCGAGGTCCTCCGCCTTGGGCGGCTTCTCGCTTGAGAGCGTGCGGATCACGGTGTCGCCGTCGAGGAACTCCAGCTTGATCGGCTCCTTCTCGGTGGGCTTGTCCTTGAGCCAGTAGCTCACGACAACGCCGCCGGGGATGTTCTGGCCAACCGGGCGGGGCAGCTCTTCCTCCTCCGGCTTCTGGATGTCCATCCGCACGGTCGGACGGGGGGGAAACAGGTATGCCGCCGAGCGGGAGACCGTCTCGCTCCACTGCCGGAGAGGAGTGAGGTCGTCCAGAATCCAGAAGGCGCGGCCTTGAGTGGCGACGACCAAGTCGTTGTTCTTGACCGCGAGGTCGGTGATGGGGGTCGCGGGAAGGTTGCGCTGGAACGGCTGCCAGTTCGCTCCGTCGTCGAAGGAGACGTACAACCCGGTCTCCGTCCCCGCGTAGAGAAGGCCCTTGCGCACCGGGTCCTCGCGGATGACGCGCGTGAAGGCGCCGTCCGGGATGCCGGTCACGATCTTGGTCCAAGTCTTCCCGTAGTCGCTGGTTCGGTAGAGATAGGGGCGGAAGTCGTCAGACTTGTACATCGTGGCTGCGACGTAGGCGGCACCCTTGTCGCGCGGCGAGGCGTCGATGGAATTGATCTGTATCCACTCCGGGAGGGTCTTGGGGGTGACGTTCTGCCACGTCTTGCCGTTGTCGCGGGTGACGTGGAGAAGGCCGTCGTCGCTGCCCGCCCAGATCACCCCTGGCTCCAAGGGCGACTCCGCGAGGGCGAAGATAGTGTCGTAGACTTCCACTCCCGTGATGTCGATCGTGATGGGGCCGCCGGACTTGCCCTGCTTCGAGCGGTCGTTGCGGGTGAGGTCGGGCGACATCTCCTCCCAGGTCTGGCCCCCGTCGCGACTGCGCAGGAGGATCTGCGATGCGTGGTACAGGACCTTCGGGTCGTTGGGCGAGGTGACGATCGGCGCGTTCCATTGGAAGCGGTATTTCAGGTCCGCGGTCGCGTGCCCGTCGGCCAACTGCGGCCAGGCCATGATGGTACGGACCTGGCGAGTGCGGTGGTCGTAGCGGGTGATCTGGCCGCCATATTCGCCCGCGTAGACGATGTTCGGATCGGTCGGATCGGGGGCCATCCAACCGCTCTCGCCTCCACCCGCCGAGTGCCAGTCGCTCTCCTCAATCCCCTCTCCGGGGACGCCACTTGGAATGCAGACATTGGAGTTGTCCTGTTGCGAGCCGTAGAGCCAGTAAGGGAACTGATTGTCCACGGCCACGCGGTAAAACTGAGCAGTGGGCTGGTTGTCCTGGGTCGACCACGTCCGGCCGCCGTTGTAAGTGATCGTGGCCCCGCCGTCGTTGCCGAGGATCATCCGATTGGGGTCGTCGGGGTCGATCCACAGGTCGTGGTTATCGCCGTGCGGAACGAGCAGATTCGAGAAAGTCCTTCCCCCATCGGTTGACTTGTGCATGAAGACGTTGGGCAAGTAGACGGTGTCGGCATTCTTCGGATCGGGGTAGACCCACGAGTAATACCACGCACGCTCCCGGATCTTGTGCTCGTCGTTGACGTGGGTCCACTTCTCGCCATAGTTCTCGCTGCGGAAGAGGCCGCCGTGCTTGGCCTCGACGAATGCGAAGATGCGCCCCGGACTGGCGGGCGAGGTCGCCACCCCGACCTTCCCCCAGGTCCCCTCGGCCAGCTCTTCGGTCAGTTTTTTCCAGCTATCGCCCCCGTCGGTTGTCCGCCAGAGACTGCTTCCGGCGCCCCCCGAGACAAGTTCCCAGGGATGCCGAACGACCTGCCAGAAGCCGGCGTAGAGAATGCGCGGGTTGGTCGGATCCATGGCAAGGTCCGAAGCCCCGGTCTTGTCGTCGACGAAAAGGATCTTCTTCCAGACCTTGCCACCGTCCTCGGAGCGGAAGATGCCCCGTTCGGCGTTGGGGCCCCAGACATGACCCTGCACGGCCACGTAGACGAGGTCGGGGTTTTGCGGATGGACGCGGATACGCGCGATCTGGCGCGAGTCTTTCAGGCCCACGTTCTTCCAGCTCCGGCCGGCATCGGTCGACTTGTAGACGCCATCACCGTGCGAGACGTTGCCGCGGATCGGCGCCTCCCCGGTGCCAACGTAGACGATGTTTGGATCCGATTCGGAAACGGCAATGGCTCCGATCGAACCGGTCCTGAGGTCCTTGTCGGAAAGGACCTCCCAGTTGGATCCCCCATCCGTTGTCTTCCACACACCGCCGCCCGTGCCGCCAAAGTAAAAGGTGTTCGGCTGATGCCTCACCCCCGACACCGCGCACGAGCGTCCCCCCCGATAGGGACCAATGTTCCGGAACTCAAGTCCCTCGAACCGATCGGAGAGGGTCTTTGGCTTGGACGCCTCGGCTCCGGGAGGCGCCGGGGGCGGCGCCGCCTGGCCGTATGTCGCGGACGGTGTCAAAAAGCACGCGAGGATAGCAGCGGCGAGGCACGAACCGAGCAGAGCCCTCATGGCCTTCCTTTCATGTGTCGATTTGGGAAGCGACCGGGTAGAGAGTATACGGCAATGAACCCCGGTTTTGAGGGCGGGCTCCTCCGGCCCACCATCCAGCTTCTTGAATCAGCCGTGGCTCTTGGGTCTTGGCTGCCGCTTTGCCCACGCGTCCGGCCAAGGGGAACGCCCGTCACCGACCACAAAGGAGGCGGCGCCACTCTGATCCGAACGCGGAACCCCCCGTCTGTGAGCGACATGCGGCCAGGCTAACGAAGGATCCTCTCGGAACCTCGGCACCACTCGTAGTCAGCGAGGACGGGTTCTCCTAATGGCCGCGCGTCGGATCAGACAAGCGAGCTCAGCTCAGGTCAAGGGGCTTCATAGGATCCAATGTCGCAATGAGGGCCCTGGGGGCGCGTGACGCCGCGCTGGTCCGTCGCCGGGCAGGCCGCGTCGTCCCCGGCGTCGATCGCGGGGCTGCCCGGGAGCAGAGCGTGGGTCAGGGTCGGGCCCCCGTTGTTGGCCAAGGGGCCGATCTTGGCATCACTGATGATGAGGTCGCTCGACAAGGGGCTGCAGCTGCCGTCCTGAACCAGGTTATGGCCACCCGAGGTCAGCTGGACGGTCCCCGCCGCGTGCTGCTCACAGGCGTACCACTGGTTGCCACTGATGATCGTATTCGTTAGTTTCAGGCTGGGTACCGCGGCGTTGAAGGATCCGATGAAGATTGTCGACGGGGCGAAGCTCGGCCCGATGTTGTTGGCGATGGTGGAGCTCGCAATCTCCATCGCCCCGTCGGTATGGAAGATTGCCCCCCCGTGCCAGCCGGTTGACGTATTGCCGCTGAAGGTGCTGTTGATGATCTGGACGCTGCCCAGCGAGCGGAAACCGCCCCCCACATCGTTGGACACATTGCCGCTAATTGTGCTCCGCACGATGGTGGTGGTCGTGTTGAAGAACGAGAAGAGGCCGCCGCCGTCCCAGCGGGCTTGATTGTTCGCCACGGTGCTGTCGATCAGGTTGAGGGTCGCCCCATCTCCGCTGTAAATGCCGCCGCCACCCTGCCAAAACATTCCGGCGTTCGTGGCCATCGTGTTCCCGGTAACCACGACATGGTCCAGGGTCAGGGAGCCGTTGTTGAGAATGCCCCCCGCGAGTTGCCAGCCGTAGCCGTCGGCAACGGTCAGATTGTGCAGCGTCGCGCTCGTGCCCGAATTGACGATGAACACTCGATCGGTGTGGTTCCCACTAATGCTGAGACCGGAGGCCGCCGAGCCGTCGATGGTCACGTTCTTAGCGAGGGTCAGCGGGCCGGAGAGCAGCGTGATCGTCTGCCCCGCGAGCGCGGGGGAGAAGTGGATGGTGCCATCGACGGCCAGGCTGCCCAGCGCCTTTCGCAACGATCCTGCGCCGCCGTCGGCCGTGTTCGTGACGGTCAGATCATGCGGAGCGTTCAGGCGAATCTGGTCCACGAGCACCGGATGATCCATGTCCTCGGGGACCCGGAAGCCCATGGATTGCACGGCGGAGAGGTCCAGCACTTGCGCTTGCCCTGGCCCTTCTTGCGCCCCCTCCCCCTCGCCCTCTTGTTGCCCCTCCCCACCCCAGTCTCCCTCTTCATTCGAGCTCCCGAACGCCGAAAACGGAATGCTGATCCGCTTCCAGCCTGAGAAATCGTCGCGGAACGAGGCGTCGAAGGTGGCCAGCCTGGGTTCGGCTTGGTAGAGGCGCACATAGTCAACCGACATGGTCTGAGGGAAGGTGGCGTCCGGCCCCACCGGCCCGCCAAAGTTGCCCCCGACCGCCACGTTCATCAGCACGTAGAAAGGATGGTTGAAGACCCATTGCTTACCCTGCAGGAATGCATCGGTCGGGGTGGCGGTGAAGTACGGGGCGCCGTCGACGGACCAGACGACCTTATCCGGCTGCCAATCGACGGCAAAGACGTGGTAGTCGTCTGCAACCGGCACGCCCAGGTCGAGGGTCTTGCCGTAGCTCTGCCCGCCCGAGTATCCCGGACCGTGCAGGGTCCCGAACACCTGCGTGGGCAGGCGGCCGACGTTTTCCATGATGTCAATCTCGCCGCTCTGTGGCCAGCCGACCTGGTCGATATTCGTGCCGAGCATCCAGAATGCCGGCCACAAGCCAGAGCCCTTCGGCACCCTGATGCGCGCTTCGAGACGGCCATAGGCTGCTTCAAAACGGTCCTTGGTCAACAATCGGGCCGAGGTGTACAGGCACGGTCCGTAGTAGCACATAAGGGAGCCGTCGGCTTTGTTGATCGTGATCTGCAGGTGGCCCTCGCCATCGGTGGCGACATTGTTCGCGCCGCCGGTGTAGTACTCCAACTCACTGTTGCCCCAGCCGGGAATGCCGTTGACGGTGCCGTCGCCAACCTCCTGGCCCCATCGCCTGGGGTTGACGGGAGTCCCCAATTCGTCATTGAACTCGTCATGCCAGACGAGCTTCAGCTCCGGCGACTCGTCGCTGGTCGTGCGGTTGGTGAGCTTGACCTTGACCTCTCGATGGCTGCTCCGACCGTAGAACCAGAAGCTGAGTCCGTCCTTGTCGCTCCAGTCCTGCCCAATCGGGAAGGCTCGCTTGAACTCGTATCCGCCATCGCCGTGCTTCCGCTTGGCCTCGAGCACGTGCTCATAGGCACCCTGACCGGGCAGGGCCAGGGGGTCGCCGGCCGCAATTTCCGGGTTGGACAGGACCGCCTTCTTGTCCGCCCGCCAGAAATAGGGGTAGGTCTCGAAGTCGTCGAGCAGGTTGGGGTCAAAGGTCTCATCTTCCTGGACGGCGAGCCTGGTAATGGCGGGCACGCCCAGAGTGAGGCCGCTCGTCGGATTCGAGAGTTCCACGAGGGCGCCGCGTACACCCTTGAACTTCTGATTGTCGATTGTCTGTACCGTGAAGGACTGTTGCGTGCTGTTGGGTGGGAAGGTCAGGGATCCCTTGACCGGCGTGTAGTCGCGGTTTGGAATCGCGGAACCGATAGTGGTGGCGTAGTCAACCGTCACCGAGCTGTTGGAGGGCTTGCTGAGCTTCGCCGTGATTGTGGCCGTCGCCCCTTCGGTGACGTCGTAGTCGATGGCGGTGAATCCGACCGTGAGCGGGCGAACCGGCGCGACACCGTAGAGCATGACGTTGTCCACGTAGTAAGTCTGTGGACCCGCGGTCGTGACCGCACCCAGGGCCCAGCCATGAACCTCGGTCAGTCCAAAACCGTCATTGGGGGCGCCGTTGCCAATTTCCTTGCGATGCATGGAGGCGAAGGGAATCTTGATCTGCTGCCAACCGCTGAAGCTATCGGGAACGTCGATCGACCAGCGCTCGGCATCATCCTTCGTTGAACCGGGGTTGCGGTTGTCGAGCACGTCAACGAAGAGAGTCGTTCCGCTGTTGTTGCCGTACAACCAGAAGGAAATCCCCTCGTAGGCGCTCCAGTCTTGACTGACCCATGTGTTGACGGCGGCGTTCTCGAATGCGTGGACGACGCCTGCGTAGGAGACGACGTTCACGTCCAGTTTGAGCACATGGTTGGGAACGCCGGCGCCGGGGACAGGTGCGGGGGGCGCGGCTGTGGTTGAGATCGCTACCGTGGTTCCTGCGTTTCCATCATTGAAGGTATAGAACCCGATGGGGAGGTTGTTGGCGTCTCTCCCGGCCGGGAGCCCGTTTTCAAAATCGTCCACCACAGGGAGGCTGGCCGCCAGGGCGGGACCGACAGCGGCCGACGGGTAAACCAATAAGCCTATGAGGAAACGCAGGGCGAGGGTCACCTTGAGGCCCGAAGTGTTGGTTTTCACTGATCTTCTCCCTGTGCAATTGGCAAATGCAGATTCCTACAACACTATCTCTTGGCAATCAGCAAGTTGCGGCGGGTCGTTGGGGAGAGCACGAACACTCGAGCGAACTCAAAGGGGAGAAGTCTCGGCCTTGACTCCAACCCTCCGCCAGCCATGCGGTCTGGACCCCGTCGAACCGTCGCCGTGGCTTGCCGACTTTGGAGGGATAGAACTACCTCCTTTCTAGGCTGGCGGTCAAGGGTGGAAATTGCGCACGACTCGGGGCGGCAGGCAGGGTCGGATAGTTGGCCGCCCTCTACAACCGACCGTCCGTGAGACAACTCTGCGATCCACCTGACGGTAAGTGGATCTCTTGCCAGGGCTTACTGACACTGAGCAGACGTCGAACCCCGGGGAGCACGAAGTGGAGGGTCTCGCTGGGGTCCTTGCCTCACGCCTGAAAACAGTTCATCGGCTCACCTGCGCATGGATGCGGCTTACTCTAGATCGCGTAGGGAGCGACGGGCGGCATCCCGCGCCGCCTCAGCTTGCTCAAGGGCGGCTGCTTTCCGCTCCGCTTCCTCACGCGCGGCCGCCGCGTCGGCAGCGGTAATCCCTACCCGTTCTTGGGCACGATTGAA
This window contains:
- a CDS encoding family 16 glycosylhydrolase, with protein sequence MKTNTSGLKVTLALRFLIGLLVYPSAAVGPALAASLPVVDDFENGLPAGRDANNLPIGFYTFNDGNAGTTVAISTTAAPPAPVPGAGVPNHVLKLDVNVVSYAGVVHAFENAAVNTWVSQDWSAYEGISFWLYGNNSGTTLFVDVLDNRNPGSTKDDAERWSIDVPDSFSGWQQIKIPFASMHRKEIGNGAPNDGFGLTEVHGWALGAVTTAGPQTYYVDNVMLYGVAPVRPLTVGFTAIDYDVTEGATATITAKLSKPSNSSVTVDYATTIGSAIPNRDYTPVKGSLTFPPNSTQQSFTVQTIDNQKFKGVRGALVELSNPTSGLTLGVPAITRLAVQEDETFDPNLLDDFETYPYFWRADKKAVLSNPEIAAGDPLALPGQGAYEHVLEAKRKHGDGGYEFKRAFPIGQDWSDKDGLSFWFYGRSSHREVKVKLTNRTTSDESPELKLVWHDEFNDELGTPVNPRRWGQEVGDGTVNGIPGWGNSELEYYTGGANNVATDGEGHLQITINKADGSLMCYYGPCLYTSARLLTKDRFEAAYGRLEARIRVPKGSGLWPAFWMLGTNIDQVGWPQSGEIDIMENVGRLPTQVFGTLHGPGYSGGQSYGKTLDLGVPVADDYHVFAVDWQPDKVVWSVDGAPYFTATPTDAFLQGKQWVFNHPFYVLMNVAVGGNFGGPVGPDATFPQTMSVDYVRLYQAEPRLATFDASFRDDFSGWKRISIPFSAFGSSNEEGDWGGEGQQEGEGEGAQEGPGQAQVLDLSAVQSMGFRVPEDMDHPVLVDQIRLNAPHDLTVTNTADGGAGSLRKALGSLAVDGTIHFSPALAGQTITLLSGPLTLAKNVTIDGSAASGLSISGNHTDRVFIVNSGTSATLHNLTVADGYGWQLAGGILNNGSLTLDHVVVTGNTMATNAGMFWQGGGGIYSGDGATLNLIDSTVANNQARWDGGGLFSFFNTTTTIVRSTISGNVSNDVGGGFRSLGSVQIINSTFSGNTSTGWHGGAIFHTDGAMEIASSTIANNIGPSFAPSTIFIGSFNAAVPSLKLTNTIISGNQWYACEQHAAGTVQLTSGGHNLVQDGSCSPLSSDLIISDAKIGPLANNGGPTLTHALLPGSPAIDAGDDAACPATDQRGVTRPQGPHCDIGSYEAP
- a CDS encoding glycosyl hydrolase, whose product is MRHQPNTFYFGGTGGGVWKTTDGGSNWEVLSDKDLRTGSIGAIAVSESDPNIVYVGTGEAPIRGNVSHGDGVYKSTDAGRSWKNVGLKDSRQIARIRVHPQNPDLVYVAVQGHVWGPNAERGIFRSEDGGKVWKKILFVDDKTGASDLAMDPTNPRILYAGFWQVVRHPWELVSGGAGSSLWRTTDGGDSWKKLTEELAEGTWGKVGVATSPASPGRIFAFVEAKHGGLFRSENYGEKWTHVNDEHKIRERAWYYSWVYPDPKNADTVYLPNVFMHKSTDGGRTFSNLLVPHGDNHDLWIDPDDPNRMILGNDGGATITYNGGRTWSTQDNQPTAQFYRVAVDNQFPYWLYGSQQDNSNVCIPSGVPGEGIEESDWHSAGGGESGWMAPDPTDPNIVYAGEYGGQITRYDHRTRQVRTIMAWPQLADGHATADLKYRFQWNAPIVTSPNDPKVLYHASQILLRSRDGGQTWEEMSPDLTRNDRSKQGKSGGPITIDITGVEVYDTIFALAESPLEPGVIWAGSDDGLLHVTRDNGKTWQNVTPKTLPEWIQINSIDASPRDKGAAYVAATMYKSDDFRPYLYRTSDYGKTWTKIVTGIPDGAFTRVIREDPVRKGLLYAGTETGLYVSFDDGANWQPFQRNLPATPITDLAVKNNDLVVATQGRAFWILDDLTPLRQWSETVSRSAAYLFPPRPTVRMDIQKPEEEELPRPVGQNIPGGVVVSYWLKDKPTEKEPIKLEFLDGDTVIRTLSSEKPPKAEDLAEQAKRDEEWKDKDKPLEPKAGVNRLVWDMRILKPTLVPKAIFNEGTKAPPKVAPGTYKVRLTAAGQVSTETVEVRPHPAGFATAEDLKAQYDFLKSIRDRLSETHDAVLKIRDLRQQAKDMGDRAERLGKGDALKKQATALAEKLTAVEEKLTNPQIKSDEDDLNYEPKLDHEWTYLAAVVARADARPTASSLQYYGGLKERLDAIQAELRVVMDKEVRDFNTAVAEAKIPPVAAAPRGGS